From one Scylla paramamosain isolate STU-SP2022 unplaced genomic scaffold, ASM3559412v1 Contig62, whole genome shotgun sequence genomic stretch:
- the LOC135098440 gene encoding uncharacterized protein LOC135098440 isoform X2 — MQQLCLSLLVSDPIEPPPKEAPPKATEEEGSVVILDAKLFYKQQEKEVAEKIKESLAVTEYAKPSSALVLSGVSSSVVQYTVFEMQLSFTVLDTEDWWCIPHIWSSRSTPWSSPCTPICSDGSSWRVWRMWIYLPKNNLSTIPVDVVISEVSVRYQLAAQVSVVPAGWHLHFVSPGNQVCLVVYPENLKIQENSVTKNLQMNVIGWLMAAPQVNPEITGLIKYSMMGALEKLCLELKAAVTFRKEQSCNKSSKYFVKKVYVEGNLLHCSQENSGTHGCLQDPQRIGRHKFNLG; from the exons ATGCAGcaactgtgcctctctctcttg gtGAGTGACCCCATTGAGCCACCACCCAAGGAAGCccctccaaaggccacagaggaggaaggcagtgttGTCATTCTGGATGCCAAGTTGTTCTacaagcagcaggagaaggaggtggcagAGAAGATCAAGGAAAGCCTGGCAGTGACTGAGTATGCCAAGCCATCCAGTGCAttggtgctgagtggtgtgTCCAGCAGTGTGGTGCAGTACACAGTGTTTGAAATGCAGCTGTCCTTTACTGTGCTGgatacagag GACTGGTGGTGTATCCCTCACATCTGGTCATCAAGGAGTACCCCATGGTCAAGTCCTTGCACACCGATCTGTTCTGATGGAAGCAGTTGGAGGGTGTGGAGGATGTG GATCTATTTACCCAAGAACAACTTGTCAACAATTCCTGTAGATGTCGTCATCAGTGAGGTCAGTGTTAGATACCAACTTGCTGCTCAGGTGTCTGTTGTACCTGCTGGCTGGCATCTCCACTTTGTCTCTCCTGGTAACCAagtct GCTTGGTGGTGTATCCTGAAAATTTGAAGATCCAGGAGAACTCTGTCACCAAGAACCTGCAAATGAATGTCATTGGGTGGCTGATGGCAGCTCCTCAAGTGAAcccagag ATCACTGGGCTAATAAAGTACAGTATGATGGGTGCCTTGGAGAAGCTGTGCCTTGAGTTGAAGGCTGCAGTCACCTTCAGAAAAGAGCAAAGCTGCAACAAGTCATCCAAGTACTTTGTCAAGAAGGTTTATGTTGAAGGCAACCTCCTGCACTGCTCTCAGGAGAACAGTGGGACTCATGGATGCCTCCAAGACCCACAGAGGATTGGAAGGCATAAATTCAATCTTGGATAA
- the LOC135098440 gene encoding uncharacterized protein LOC135098440 isoform X6: MGMDCCVPLSAAACQCRQHLTAVSHSTYLHKGADRLAAGVGTAVAVTHMTSLVPIQTTWLPQGQACVTLTLPLPIHLPLHYIWNLVEYMYSDPSLMCLVVYPENLKIQENSVTKNLQMNVIGWLMAAPQVNPEITGLIKYSMMGALEKLCLELKAAVTFRKEQSCNKSSKYFVKKVYVEGNLLHCSQENSGTHGCLQDPQRIGRHKFNLG, translated from the exons ATGGGGATGGATTGCTGTGTGCCTCTCAGTGCAGCAGCCTGTCAGTGCAGACAGCATTTGACAGCTGTTTCTCACTCCACATATTTACACAAAGGTGCTGACAGATTAGCAGCAGGAGTGGGAACTGCAGTGGCTGTAACTCACATGACTTCACTGGTACCAATCCAGACCACCTGGCTTCCCCAGGGACAGGCTTGTGTCACCCTGACCTTACCTCTACCTATACATCTACCACTGCACTACATTTGGAATCTGGTTGAGTACATGTACTCAGACCCAagcctgatgt GCTTGGTGGTGTATCCTGAAAATTTGAAGATCCAGGAGAACTCTGTCACCAAGAACCTGCAAATGAATGTCATTGGGTGGCTGATGGCAGCTCCTCAAGTGAAcccagag ATCACTGGGCTAATAAAGTACAGTATGATGGGTGCCTTGGAGAAGCTGTGCCTTGAGTTGAAGGCTGCAGTCACCTTCAGAAAAGAGCAAAGCTGCAACAAGTCATCCAAGTACTTTGTCAAGAAGGTTTATGTTGAAGGCAACCTCCTGCACTGCTCTCAGGAGAACAGTGGGACTCATGGATGCCTCCAAGACCCACAGAGGATTGGAAGGCATAAATTCAATCTTGGATAA
- the LOC135098440 gene encoding uncharacterized protein LOC135098440 isoform X5 — translation MEAVGGCGGCAQGWPRKSFSNTQRSSMPPTPSSSPSSLWVLVALSWMEQFLWIYLPKNNLSTIPVDVVISEVSVRYQLAAQVSVVPAGWHLHFVSPGNQVCMCLVVYPENLKIQENSVTKNLQMNVIGWLMAAPQVNPEITGLIKYSMMGALEKLCLELKAAVTFRKEQSCNKSSKYFVKKVYVEGNLLHCSQENSGTHGCLQDPQRIGRHKFNLG, via the exons ATGGAAGCAGTTGGAGGGTGTGGAGGATGTG cacaaGGATGGCCAAGGAAATCCTTCTCAAATACCCAGAGATCCTCCATGCCGCccaccccttcttcctctccctcaagtTTGTGGGTGCTGGTGGCTCTCTCCTGGATGGAGCAGTTTTTGTG GATCTATTTACCCAAGAACAACTTGTCAACAATTCCTGTAGATGTCGTCATCAGTGAGGTCAGTGTTAGATACCAACTTGCTGCTCAGGTGTCTGTTGTACCTGCTGGCTGGCATCTCCACTTTGTCTCTCCTGGTAACCAagtctgtatgt GCTTGGTGGTGTATCCTGAAAATTTGAAGATCCAGGAGAACTCTGTCACCAAGAACCTGCAAATGAATGTCATTGGGTGGCTGATGGCAGCTCCTCAAGTGAAcccagag ATCACTGGGCTAATAAAGTACAGTATGATGGGTGCCTTGGAGAAGCTGTGCCTTGAGTTGAAGGCTGCAGTCACCTTCAGAAAAGAGCAAAGCTGCAACAAGTCATCCAAGTACTTTGTCAAGAAGGTTTATGTTGAAGGCAACCTCCTGCACTGCTCTCAGGAGAACAGTGGGACTCATGGATGCCTCCAAGACCCACAGAGGATTGGAAGGCATAAATTCAATCTTGGATAA
- the LOC135098440 gene encoding uncharacterized protein LOC135098440 isoform X3, with translation MQQLCLSLLVSDPIEPPPKEAPPKATEEEGSVVILDAKLFYKQQEKEVAEKIKESLAVTEYAKPSSALVLSGVSSSVVQYTVFEMQLSFTVLDTEDWWCIPHIWSSRSTPWSSPCTPICSDGSSWRVWRMWIYLPKNNLSTIPVDVVISEVSVRYQLAAQVSVVPAGWHLHFVSPGLVVYPENLKIQENSVTKNLQMNVIGWLMAAPQVNPEITGLIKYSMMGALEKLCLELKAAVTFRKEQSCNKSSKYFVKKVYVEGNLLHCSQENSGTHGCLQDPQRIGRHKFNLG, from the exons ATGCAGcaactgtgcctctctctcttg gtGAGTGACCCCATTGAGCCACCACCCAAGGAAGCccctccaaaggccacagaggaggaaggcagtgttGTCATTCTGGATGCCAAGTTGTTCTacaagcagcaggagaaggaggtggcagAGAAGATCAAGGAAAGCCTGGCAGTGACTGAGTATGCCAAGCCATCCAGTGCAttggtgctgagtggtgtgTCCAGCAGTGTGGTGCAGTACACAGTGTTTGAAATGCAGCTGTCCTTTACTGTGCTGgatacagag GACTGGTGGTGTATCCCTCACATCTGGTCATCAAGGAGTACCCCATGGTCAAGTCCTTGCACACCGATCTGTTCTGATGGAAGCAGTTGGAGGGTGTGGAGGATGTG GATCTATTTACCCAAGAACAACTTGTCAACAATTCCTGTAGATGTCGTCATCAGTGAGGTCAGTGTTAGATACCAACTTGCTGCTCAGGTGTCTGTTGTACCTGCTGGCTGGCATCTCCACTTTGTCTCTCCTG GCTTGGTGGTGTATCCTGAAAATTTGAAGATCCAGGAGAACTCTGTCACCAAGAACCTGCAAATGAATGTCATTGGGTGGCTGATGGCAGCTCCTCAAGTGAAcccagag ATCACTGGGCTAATAAAGTACAGTATGATGGGTGCCTTGGAGAAGCTGTGCCTTGAGTTGAAGGCTGCAGTCACCTTCAGAAAAGAGCAAAGCTGCAACAAGTCATCCAAGTACTTTGTCAAGAAGGTTTATGTTGAAGGCAACCTCCTGCACTGCTCTCAGGAGAACAGTGGGACTCATGGATGCCTCCAAGACCCACAGAGGATTGGAAGGCATAAATTCAATCTTGGATAA
- the LOC135098440 gene encoding uncharacterized protein LOC135098440 isoform X1 — protein sequence MQQLCLSLLVSDPIEPPPKEAPPKATEEEGSVVILDAKLFYKQQEKEVAEKIKESLAVTEYAKPSSALVLSGVSSSVVQYTVFEMQLSFTVLDTEDWWCIPHIWSSRSTPWSSPCTPICSDGSSWRVWRMWIYLPKNNLSTIPVDVVISEVSVRYQLAAQVSVVPAGWHLHFVSPGNQVCMCLVVYPENLKIQENSVTKNLQMNVIGWLMAAPQVNPEITGLIKYSMMGALEKLCLELKAAVTFRKEQSCNKSSKYFVKKVYVEGNLLHCSQENSGTHGCLQDPQRIGRHKFNLG from the exons ATGCAGcaactgtgcctctctctcttg gtGAGTGACCCCATTGAGCCACCACCCAAGGAAGCccctccaaaggccacagaggaggaaggcagtgttGTCATTCTGGATGCCAAGTTGTTCTacaagcagcaggagaaggaggtggcagAGAAGATCAAGGAAAGCCTGGCAGTGACTGAGTATGCCAAGCCATCCAGTGCAttggtgctgagtggtgtgTCCAGCAGTGTGGTGCAGTACACAGTGTTTGAAATGCAGCTGTCCTTTACTGTGCTGgatacagag GACTGGTGGTGTATCCCTCACATCTGGTCATCAAGGAGTACCCCATGGTCAAGTCCTTGCACACCGATCTGTTCTGATGGAAGCAGTTGGAGGGTGTGGAGGATGTG GATCTATTTACCCAAGAACAACTTGTCAACAATTCCTGTAGATGTCGTCATCAGTGAGGTCAGTGTTAGATACCAACTTGCTGCTCAGGTGTCTGTTGTACCTGCTGGCTGGCATCTCCACTTTGTCTCTCCTGGTAACCAagtctgtatgt GCTTGGTGGTGTATCCTGAAAATTTGAAGATCCAGGAGAACTCTGTCACCAAGAACCTGCAAATGAATGTCATTGGGTGGCTGATGGCAGCTCCTCAAGTGAAcccagag ATCACTGGGCTAATAAAGTACAGTATGATGGGTGCCTTGGAGAAGCTGTGCCTTGAGTTGAAGGCTGCAGTCACCTTCAGAAAAGAGCAAAGCTGCAACAAGTCATCCAAGTACTTTGTCAAGAAGGTTTATGTTGAAGGCAACCTCCTGCACTGCTCTCAGGAGAACAGTGGGACTCATGGATGCCTCCAAGACCCACAGAGGATTGGAAGGCATAAATTCAATCTTGGATAA
- the LOC135098440 gene encoding uncharacterized protein LOC135098440 isoform X4, with the protein MDRGWCAGYMYQEQISTFFSVVASGMTYEMAMTSMPLQVLRLHLPHSPSSEAVVLLIFPKPQRYDTYVDGVFVPPANLNTSAAGYKLLPENPTHPQAFLPMLDNAMGTSFFQRSAKLVHVVLCEGHILDIKTTPMITLTSGLMVKEDEFYEQNVVLNLASLFEVSPDNIRVISVMQELSKRQQGRLEAEVASAHTTSLNGEEEEGAIGGEVIPYKKLVQSLEKAVNRFQDGSCSNCASLSW; encoded by the exons atggacagaggcTGGTGTGCTGGCTACATGTATCAGGAGCAAATCTCAACCTTCTTCTCCGTTGTGGCATCAGGGATGACATATGAGATGGCCATGACCAGCATGCCCCTTCAG GTGCTGCGTCTGCACCTGCCACACAGTCCATCCTCTGAGGCCGTTGTCCTGCTCATCTTCCCAAAGCCTCAGCGTTATGACACCTATGTGGATGGTGTCTTTGTTCCCCCAGCCAACCTCAACACCTCTGCAGCCGGCTACAAGCTGTTGCCTGAGAACCCCACCCATCCTCAGGCTTTCCTTCCCATGTTGGACAAT GCAATGGGGACCAGCTTCTTCCAGCGCAGTGCTAAGTTGGTCCATGTGGTGCTGTGCGAAGGCCACATCCTTGACATCAAGACCACACCCATGATCACCCTCACCAGTGGCCtcatggtgaaggaagatgagtttTATGAGCAGAACGTGGTGTTGAATCTGGCCAGCCTGTTTGAGGTATCCCCAGACAACATCAGGGTCATCAGTGTTATGCAGGAGCTCTCCAAGAGACAGCAGGGAAGGCTGGAG GCTGAAGTGGCCAGCGCTCACACTACAAGCCtgaatggtgaggaggaggagggagcaattggtggggaggtgattcccTACAAGAAGCTGGTGCAGAGTCTTGAGAAGGCCGTCAATAGATTCCAGGATGGATCATGCAGcaactgtgcctctctctcttg gtGA